In one Nicotiana tomentosiformis chromosome 6, ASM39032v3, whole genome shotgun sequence genomic region, the following are encoded:
- the LOC104091706 gene encoding G2/mitotic-specific cyclin S13-7-like isoform X3 — translation MANRDAVPKTLPKVGEGECKKKNVQADGRNRRALGDIGNLVTVPAVGAKPQTKISRPITRRFAADLIVKGQAPVEKNKKKPPVEVTKGVPATKAGVPTKAEASKKVSVKAKAEIFTVKRRDEDVKTIEEDIPLNRRKVKKSGKTLTSVLTSRSKAACGLPTKPKIQIVDIDAADVDNHLAVVEYVDDIYKFYKLTEDEGRPCDYMDLQPEINFSVRAVVVDWLIEAHKRFELSPESLYLTVNIMDRFFSKETVFRRELQLLCISSMLIACKYEEIWPPEVNDFLTITDNGYIRDQILVMEKAILEKLEWYLTVPTAYVFLVRYIKASFPSDQKEMENMTFFLAELGLMNYKTVISYCPSKLAASAVYVARATLNKSPRWTDTLKHHTGYSEDQLMECAMELVRFHSGAAENKLGAVYRKFSSPNRGAVALLPPCKRSSLEVDKHLHSTIRCCTH, via the exons ATGGCTAACAGAGACGCAGTTCCAAAAACTTTACCCAAAG TTGGAGAGGGAGAATGTAAGAAGAAGAATGTACAAGCAGATGGAAGAAATAGGCGTGCTTTGGGAGATATTGGGAACCTTGTCACTGTTCCTGCTGTTGGAGCAAAGCCTCAAACTAAGATTTCTCGCCCCATCACGAG GAGGTTTGCTGCAGACTTAATAGTTAAGGGACAAGCACCAGTGGAGAAGAATAAG AAGAAGCCTCCAGTAGAAGTTACCAAAGGAGTTCCAGCAACGAAAGCTGGTGTTCCGACAAAAGCAGAAGCGTCTAAAAAGGTTTCTGTCAAAGCAAAAGCTGAAATATTTACTGTTAAACGCCGTGATGAGGATGTGAAAACCATTGAAGAGGACATCCCCTTGAATAGAAGAAAAGTAAAGAAGAGTGGAAAGACTCTAACTTCTGTTCTAACTTCAAGAAGCAAG GCTGCATGTGGACTCCCCACCAAACCAAAGATACAGATTGTTGATATTGATGCTGCTGATGTTGATAATCACTTGGCTGTTGTGGAATATGTTGACGATATTTACAAATTTTACAAGCTTACAGAG GACGAGGGGCGACCATGTGATTACATGGATTTACAACCAGAGATCAATTTCAGTGTGAGAGCAGTTGTTGTGGATTGGCTGATAGAAGCACACAAAAGGTTTGAGCTGAGTCCTGAAAGCCTATACCTCACAGTTAACATAATGGACCGTTTCTTTTCAAAGGAGACTGTCTTTAGAAGGGAACTTCAGTTACTTTGCATCAGCTCAATGCTTATTGCCTGCAAATATGAAGAGATTTGGCCTCCTGAG GTTAATGACTTCCTAACAATAACAGACAATGGTTATATCAGGGACCAGATACTTGTAATGGAGAAAGCAATCTTGGAAAAGCTGGAGTGGTATTTAACTGTTCCAACAGCATACGTCTTTCTGGTTCGATACATTAAAGCTTCatttccatctgatcagaaggAG ATGGAGAATATGACATTTTTCTTGGCTGAGCTCGGGCTGATGAACTACAAGACCGTGATATCTTACTGCCCGTCAAAGCTTGCTGCTTCTGCTGTTTATGTTGCTCGTGCTACTCTCAACAAGAGTCCTAGATGGACCGACACACTGAAGCACCACACCGGCTACTCAGAGGACCAGCTGAT GGAATGTGCAATGGAATTAGTTAGGTTCCACTCAGGTGCTGCTGAAAACAAGCTGGGTGCAGTTTATAGGAAGTTTTCAAGTCCAAATAGAGGTGCTGTTGCCCTCCTTCCCCCCTGCAAGAGATCTTCTCTGGAA GTTGACAAGCACTTGCATTCCACCATCAGGTGCTGCACTCATTGA
- the LOC104091706 gene encoding G2/mitotic-specific cyclin S13-7-like isoform X4 yields the protein MANRDAVPKTLPKVVGEGECKKKNVQADGRNRRALGDIGNLVTVPAVGAKPQTKISRPITRRFAADLIVKGQAPVEKNKKKPPVEVTKGVPATKAGVPTKAEASKKVSVKAKAEIFTVKRRDEDVKTIEEDIPLNRRKVKKSGKTLTSVLTSRSKAACGLPTKPKIQIVDIDAADVDNHLAVVEYVDDIYKFYKLTEDEGRPCDYMDLQPEINFSVRAVVVDWLIEAHKRFELSPESLYLTVNIMDRFFSKETVFRRELQLLCISSMLIACKYEEIWPPEVNDFLTITDNGYIRDQILVMEKAILEKLEWYLTVPTAYVFLVRYIKASFPSDQKEMENMTFFLAELGLMNYKTVISYCPSKLAASAVYVARATLNKSPRWTDTLKHHTGYSEDQLMECAMELVRFHSGAAENKLGAVYRKFSSPNRGAVALLPPCKRSSLEVRL from the exons ATGGCTAACAGAGACGCAGTTCCAAAAACTTTACCCAAAG TAGTTGGAGAGGGAGAATGTAAGAAGAAGAATGTACAAGCAGATGGAAGAAATAGGCGTGCTTTGGGAGATATTGGGAACCTTGTCACTGTTCCTGCTGTTGGAGCAAAGCCTCAAACTAAGATTTCTCGCCCCATCACGAG GAGGTTTGCTGCAGACTTAATAGTTAAGGGACAAGCACCAGTGGAGAAGAATAAG AAGAAGCCTCCAGTAGAAGTTACCAAAGGAGTTCCAGCAACGAAAGCTGGTGTTCCGACAAAAGCAGAAGCGTCTAAAAAGGTTTCTGTCAAAGCAAAAGCTGAAATATTTACTGTTAAACGCCGTGATGAGGATGTGAAAACCATTGAAGAGGACATCCCCTTGAATAGAAGAAAAGTAAAGAAGAGTGGAAAGACTCTAACTTCTGTTCTAACTTCAAGAAGCAAG GCTGCATGTGGACTCCCCACCAAACCAAAGATACAGATTGTTGATATTGATGCTGCTGATGTTGATAATCACTTGGCTGTTGTGGAATATGTTGACGATATTTACAAATTTTACAAGCTTACAGAG GACGAGGGGCGACCATGTGATTACATGGATTTACAACCAGAGATCAATTTCAGTGTGAGAGCAGTTGTTGTGGATTGGCTGATAGAAGCACACAAAAGGTTTGAGCTGAGTCCTGAAAGCCTATACCTCACAGTTAACATAATGGACCGTTTCTTTTCAAAGGAGACTGTCTTTAGAAGGGAACTTCAGTTACTTTGCATCAGCTCAATGCTTATTGCCTGCAAATATGAAGAGATTTGGCCTCCTGAG GTTAATGACTTCCTAACAATAACAGACAATGGTTATATCAGGGACCAGATACTTGTAATGGAGAAAGCAATCTTGGAAAAGCTGGAGTGGTATTTAACTGTTCCAACAGCATACGTCTTTCTGGTTCGATACATTAAAGCTTCatttccatctgatcagaaggAG ATGGAGAATATGACATTTTTCTTGGCTGAGCTCGGGCTGATGAACTACAAGACCGTGATATCTTACTGCCCGTCAAAGCTTGCTGCTTCTGCTGTTTATGTTGCTCGTGCTACTCTCAACAAGAGTCCTAGATGGACCGACACACTGAAGCACCACACCGGCTACTCAGAGGACCAGCTGAT GGAATGTGCAATGGAATTAGTTAGGTTCCACTCAGGTGCTGCTGAAAACAAGCTGGGTGCAGTTTATAGGAAGTTTTCAAGTCCAAATAGAGGTGCTGTTGCCCTCCTTCCCCCCTGCAAGAGATCTTCTCTGGAAGTAAGATTGTGA
- the LOC104091706 gene encoding G2/mitotic-specific cyclin S13-7-like isoform X2 yields MANRDAVPKTLPKVVGEGECKKKNVQADGRNRRALGDIGNLVTVPAVGAKPQTKISRPITRRFAADLIVKGQAPVEKNKKPPVEVTKGVPATKAGVPTKAEASKKVSVKAKAEIFTVKRRDEDVKTIEEDIPLNRRKVKKSGKTLTSVLTSRSKAACGLPTKPKIQIVDIDAADVDNHLAVVEYVDDIYKFYKLTEDEGRPCDYMDLQPEINFSVRAVVVDWLIEAHKRFELSPESLYLTVNIMDRFFSKETVFRRELQLLCISSMLIACKYEEIWPPEVNDFLTITDNGYIRDQILVMEKAILEKLEWYLTVPTAYVFLVRYIKASFPSDQKEMENMTFFLAELGLMNYKTVISYCPSKLAASAVYVARATLNKSPRWTDTLKHHTGYSEDQLMECAMELVRFHSGAAENKLGAVYRKFSSPNRGAVALLPPCKRSSLEVDKHLHSTIRCCTH; encoded by the exons ATGGCTAACAGAGACGCAGTTCCAAAAACTTTACCCAAAG TAGTTGGAGAGGGAGAATGTAAGAAGAAGAATGTACAAGCAGATGGAAGAAATAGGCGTGCTTTGGGAGATATTGGGAACCTTGTCACTGTTCCTGCTGTTGGAGCAAAGCCTCAAACTAAGATTTCTCGCCCCATCACGAG GAGGTTTGCTGCAGACTTAATAGTTAAGGGACAAGCACCAGTGGAGAAGAATAAG AAGCCTCCAGTAGAAGTTACCAAAGGAGTTCCAGCAACGAAAGCTGGTGTTCCGACAAAAGCAGAAGCGTCTAAAAAGGTTTCTGTCAAAGCAAAAGCTGAAATATTTACTGTTAAACGCCGTGATGAGGATGTGAAAACCATTGAAGAGGACATCCCCTTGAATAGAAGAAAAGTAAAGAAGAGTGGAAAGACTCTAACTTCTGTTCTAACTTCAAGAAGCAAG GCTGCATGTGGACTCCCCACCAAACCAAAGATACAGATTGTTGATATTGATGCTGCTGATGTTGATAATCACTTGGCTGTTGTGGAATATGTTGACGATATTTACAAATTTTACAAGCTTACAGAG GACGAGGGGCGACCATGTGATTACATGGATTTACAACCAGAGATCAATTTCAGTGTGAGAGCAGTTGTTGTGGATTGGCTGATAGAAGCACACAAAAGGTTTGAGCTGAGTCCTGAAAGCCTATACCTCACAGTTAACATAATGGACCGTTTCTTTTCAAAGGAGACTGTCTTTAGAAGGGAACTTCAGTTACTTTGCATCAGCTCAATGCTTATTGCCTGCAAATATGAAGAGATTTGGCCTCCTGAG GTTAATGACTTCCTAACAATAACAGACAATGGTTATATCAGGGACCAGATACTTGTAATGGAGAAAGCAATCTTGGAAAAGCTGGAGTGGTATTTAACTGTTCCAACAGCATACGTCTTTCTGGTTCGATACATTAAAGCTTCatttccatctgatcagaaggAG ATGGAGAATATGACATTTTTCTTGGCTGAGCTCGGGCTGATGAACTACAAGACCGTGATATCTTACTGCCCGTCAAAGCTTGCTGCTTCTGCTGTTTATGTTGCTCGTGCTACTCTCAACAAGAGTCCTAGATGGACCGACACACTGAAGCACCACACCGGCTACTCAGAGGACCAGCTGAT GGAATGTGCAATGGAATTAGTTAGGTTCCACTCAGGTGCTGCTGAAAACAAGCTGGGTGCAGTTTATAGGAAGTTTTCAAGTCCAAATAGAGGTGCTGTTGCCCTCCTTCCCCCCTGCAAGAGATCTTCTCTGGAA GTTGACAAGCACTTGCATTCCACCATCAGGTGCTGCACTCATTGA
- the LOC104091706 gene encoding G2/mitotic-specific cyclin S13-7-like isoform X1, which yields MANRDAVPKTLPKVVGEGECKKKNVQADGRNRRALGDIGNLVTVPAVGAKPQTKISRPITRRFAADLIVKGQAPVEKNKKKPPVEVTKGVPATKAGVPTKAEASKKVSVKAKAEIFTVKRRDEDVKTIEEDIPLNRRKVKKSGKTLTSVLTSRSKAACGLPTKPKIQIVDIDAADVDNHLAVVEYVDDIYKFYKLTEDEGRPCDYMDLQPEINFSVRAVVVDWLIEAHKRFELSPESLYLTVNIMDRFFSKETVFRRELQLLCISSMLIACKYEEIWPPEVNDFLTITDNGYIRDQILVMEKAILEKLEWYLTVPTAYVFLVRYIKASFPSDQKEMENMTFFLAELGLMNYKTVISYCPSKLAASAVYVARATLNKSPRWTDTLKHHTGYSEDQLMECAMELVRFHSGAAENKLGAVYRKFSSPNRGAVALLPPCKRSSLEVDKHLHSTIRCCTH from the exons ATGGCTAACAGAGACGCAGTTCCAAAAACTTTACCCAAAG TAGTTGGAGAGGGAGAATGTAAGAAGAAGAATGTACAAGCAGATGGAAGAAATAGGCGTGCTTTGGGAGATATTGGGAACCTTGTCACTGTTCCTGCTGTTGGAGCAAAGCCTCAAACTAAGATTTCTCGCCCCATCACGAG GAGGTTTGCTGCAGACTTAATAGTTAAGGGACAAGCACCAGTGGAGAAGAATAAG AAGAAGCCTCCAGTAGAAGTTACCAAAGGAGTTCCAGCAACGAAAGCTGGTGTTCCGACAAAAGCAGAAGCGTCTAAAAAGGTTTCTGTCAAAGCAAAAGCTGAAATATTTACTGTTAAACGCCGTGATGAGGATGTGAAAACCATTGAAGAGGACATCCCCTTGAATAGAAGAAAAGTAAAGAAGAGTGGAAAGACTCTAACTTCTGTTCTAACTTCAAGAAGCAAG GCTGCATGTGGACTCCCCACCAAACCAAAGATACAGATTGTTGATATTGATGCTGCTGATGTTGATAATCACTTGGCTGTTGTGGAATATGTTGACGATATTTACAAATTTTACAAGCTTACAGAG GACGAGGGGCGACCATGTGATTACATGGATTTACAACCAGAGATCAATTTCAGTGTGAGAGCAGTTGTTGTGGATTGGCTGATAGAAGCACACAAAAGGTTTGAGCTGAGTCCTGAAAGCCTATACCTCACAGTTAACATAATGGACCGTTTCTTTTCAAAGGAGACTGTCTTTAGAAGGGAACTTCAGTTACTTTGCATCAGCTCAATGCTTATTGCCTGCAAATATGAAGAGATTTGGCCTCCTGAG GTTAATGACTTCCTAACAATAACAGACAATGGTTATATCAGGGACCAGATACTTGTAATGGAGAAAGCAATCTTGGAAAAGCTGGAGTGGTATTTAACTGTTCCAACAGCATACGTCTTTCTGGTTCGATACATTAAAGCTTCatttccatctgatcagaaggAG ATGGAGAATATGACATTTTTCTTGGCTGAGCTCGGGCTGATGAACTACAAGACCGTGATATCTTACTGCCCGTCAAAGCTTGCTGCTTCTGCTGTTTATGTTGCTCGTGCTACTCTCAACAAGAGTCCTAGATGGACCGACACACTGAAGCACCACACCGGCTACTCAGAGGACCAGCTGAT GGAATGTGCAATGGAATTAGTTAGGTTCCACTCAGGTGCTGCTGAAAACAAGCTGGGTGCAGTTTATAGGAAGTTTTCAAGTCCAAATAGAGGTGCTGTTGCCCTCCTTCCCCCCTGCAAGAGATCTTCTCTGGAA GTTGACAAGCACTTGCATTCCACCATCAGGTGCTGCACTCATTGA